A window of Saccharomyces paradoxus chromosome XI, complete sequence contains these coding sequences:
- the RSC4 gene encoding Rsc4p (Component of the RSC chromatin remodeling complex~similar to YKR008W), producing the protein MVVKRRKLTTEAAGSDERPKYLPGKHPKNQEETPHVDYNAPLNPKSELFLDDWHIPKFNRFISFTLDVLIDKYKDIFKDFIKLPSRKFHPQYYYKIQQPMSINEIKSRDYEYEDGPSNFLLDVELLTKNCQAYNEYDSLIVKNSMQVVMLIEFEVLKAKNLKRNYLINGEVKAKLLHYFNKLIDGTEKKINQALLGSSTPKNSDDKIKLSEPFMELVDKDELPEYYEIVHSPMALSIVKQNLEIGQYSKIYDFIIDMLLIFQNAHIFNDPSALIYKDATTLTNYFNYLIQKEFFPELQDLNERGEINLEFDKFEFENYLAIGGGGPAAAGALAISALDNDIEPELNREDLIDQADYDFNHFEGLGNGYNRSLLTEDYLLNPKNFKKLITKPETMPSEVKNERSMTSDIEKTNSLESEHLKIPKYNIIKSMHKEMQSLSEQHTMEYKPYKLIQQIYIFSSKNLYSQATKPLPGSRPSCNQNWVEYIFNGSELSQNENAFSFMLQPMQTFLTLQSHLNSSLKDTGTLLTINKEPVKSRTSNANNNLSQPQQQENDVVVNDAKHDIENLANGSSSNNDVVGNDNDKRNNITEIFDIRLSEGLNHLVFRCEDKTSNETEFMNFWINVLP; encoded by the coding sequence ATGGTAGTTAAAAGACGTAAATTGACAACTGAGGCCGCTGGTAGTGATGAGAGGCCTAAGTACTTGCCAGGAAAACATCCCAAAAACCAAGAAGAAACTCCACATGTTGATTACAACGCCCCACTAAACCCTAAATCTGAACTTTTTCTCGATGACTGGCATATACCTAAATTTAATAGATTTATTAGCTTCACTTTGGATGttcttattgataaatataaagacattttcaaagatttcatCAAACTACCAAGTAGGAAGTTTCATCCACAATATTACTATAAGATTCAGCAGCCAATGTCTATTAATGAAATTAAGTCAAGAGATTATGAGTACGAGGACGGCCCAagcaattttcttttggatgTTGAGCTACTGACAAAGAATTGTCAAGCTTACAACGAATATGACAGTTTGATTGTAAAAAACTCTATGCAAGTGGTGATGTTaattgaatttgaagtATTGAAGGccaagaatttgaaaagaaattatttaatTAACGGCGAGGTCAAAGCCAAATTACTGCACTATTTCAATAAGCTGATTGATGGTacggaaaagaaaatcaaccAGGCTTTGCTGGGTTCGTCAACTCCGAAAAACTCAGACGACAAGATTAAGCTAAGTGAACCGTTTATGGAATTAGTAGATAAAGATGAACTACCTGAATATTATGAAATAGTGCATAGCCCCATGGCTTTATCAATTGTAAAGCAGAACCTTGAAATCGGTCAATATTCCAAGATATATGATTTTATCATTGATATGCTgctaatttttcagaatgCACATATCTTTAATGATCCAAGCGCTTTGATTTATAAAGATGCAACAACTTTAACAAATTATTTTAACTACTTAATACAAAAGGAATTTTTCCCAGAGTTACAGGATTTGAACGAACGTGGCGAAATAAATTTAGAATTTGACAAGTTCGAATTCGAAAACTACTTAGCtattggtggtggtggtcCAGCTGCAGCAGGTGCATTGGCTATATCTGCTCTCGATAATGATATTGAACCAGAATTGAACCGCGAAGATCTCATTGATCAAGCAGATTATGATTTCAATCATTTTGAAGGTTTAGGCAATGGTTACAATCGTTCTCTTTTAACGGAAGATTATTTACTGAAcccaaaaaatttcaagaagtTAATAACCAAACCGGAGACGATGCCATCGGAAgtcaaaaatgaaagatcAATGACATCTGATATTGAGAAGACAAACTCCTTAGAGAGCGAACATTTAAAAATCCCCAAATACAATATTATAAAGTCCATGCATAAAGAAATGCAGTCGCTCTCAGAGCAACACACTATGGAGTATAAGCCCTATAAATTAATACAAcaaatttatattttttcttccaaaaatttgtattCGCAGGCAACAAAGCCTTTGCCAGGTTCAAGACCATCATGCAATCAAAACTGGGTAgagtatatttttaatgGTAGTGAATTGAGTCAAAACGAAAATGCTTTTTCCTTCATGTTACAGCCTATGCAAACGTTTTTAACTTTACAGTCTCATCTGAACTCATCGTTAAAGGATACAGGAACTTTATTAACAATTAATAAAGAGCCTGTGAAGTCTAGGACTTCAAATGCAAACAATAACCTCTCACAACCTCAGCagcaagaaaatgatgTTGTTGTTAACGATGCAAAGCATGATATAGAGAATTTGGCAAACGGCAGCAGCAGTAATAACGATGTTGTTGGCAACGATAATGATAAACGTAATAATATAACAgaaatctttgatattCGCTTATCAGAAGGTTTGAATCATTTGGTGTTTAGGTGTGAGGACAAAACATCGAATGAAACGGAATTcatgaatttttggataaaTGTCTTACCATGA
- the ECM9 gene encoding Ecm9p (similar to YKR004C) codes for MNSTLPLCEEFFEKITARLDHHDFRLTITANQPSITVPYYVDEKTHSIELIIFKTTFLSLFQEAHTYFNRTFSDQNAISNENIYYMTIGLLLTTPENKTVYNIHEKLLKKYFQDNSILGIPNLLFKEVRLVQRLLCSSNNRINKSSSLWILYRKLLVLSLYAKTSISPDLLFVFYSSGSQHFSNYYCWNTARWLYDNLAFGKRIELFGLTKRFCFQHVKDCSSWSALAYMVCQQEQKKTDNIRDFQRLSCSFNIPIKPDRVDLNFQIQHLDTFIQELVKWIDRTYAADWPPYLCLLQITKLNITLGIDVDSVLSTWRNEILNFEENSGHIKMNNNIPIVPEQFSNDLLTSENFIHFGYKKLFLNMFLDKYKIKKEQSDS; via the exons ATGAACTCTACCCTTCCCCTCTGCGAAGAATTTTTCGAAAAAATAACCGCACGTTTAGATCATCACGATTTTAGGTTGACTATTACCGCCAATCAGCCCTCAATCACTGTACCTTACTACGTAGACGAAAAAACTCATTCCATAGAACTAATTATCTTCAAAACAACATTTCTATCTCTTTTCCAAGAGGCGCATACATATTTTAACCGGACTTTTTCTGATCAAA ACGCCATTTCTAATGAAAACATTTATTACATGACCATTGGACTTTTACTCACAACACCTGAGAACAAAACGGTATATAATATACACGAAAAGTTGctcaagaaatattttcaggACAACAGTATTTTGGGTATACCgaatttattattcaaagaaGTAAGGCTAGTCCAACGGCTCCTTTGCTCATCAAACAATCGCATCAACAAGTCGTCATCTCTTTGGATATTATACCGAAAATTACTCGTTTTATCTCTTTACGCGAAGACTTCGATTTCTCCTGACCTTTTATTTGTATTCTATTCTTCTGGATCCCAGCATTTTTCCAATTACTATTGTTGGAATACTGCTAGATGGCTCTACGATAATTTAGCTTTTGGTAAAAGAATTGAGCTCTTTGGTTTGACCAAGAGATTTTGCTTCCAACATGTTAAGGATTGTTCATCATGGAGCGCTTTAGCGTATATGGTATGCCAAcaggaacaaaaaaaaacggaCAATATACGTGATTTTCAAAGGCTGTCATGCTCTTTTAATATACCGATTAAGCCAGATAGGGtagatttgaattttcaaatacAGCACCTGGATACATTTATTCAAGAATTGGTAAAATGGATTGATAGAACATATGCTGCAGATTGGCCCCCATATTTGTGTCTTTTGCAGATTACAAAGCTTAATATCACCCTTGGAATTGACGTGGACTCAGTCTTATCAACTTGgagaaatgaaattctgAATTTTGAGGAGAACAGTGGCCACATTaaaatgaataataatattccaATAGTACCTGAgcaattttcaaatgacCTCCTAACTTCAGAAAATTTCATACATTTTGGCTATAAAAAGCTTTTCCTAAATATGTTTTTGGATAAATATaagatcaagaaagaacaatCAGATAgttaa
- the MRPL13 gene encoding mitochondrial 54S ribosomal protein mL50 MRPL13 (Mitochondrial ribosomal protein of the large subunit~similar to YKR006C), with protein sequence MSSLLKVRCITPLPQWSVKLSAGNQKAKLIHTSAANRDFMSWFKRKKQEEHQEPVKDTKQLIKDIEEGNTEASSQSSSKNKNKLELIPENFIGEGSRRYKRQKELKHAVSTAPFNQWISRNKITSDNELDDMILQVTQKTLGKVDQDVEFPDLVAKFQFTKFLQSKSGYLISDYELTTLSTPSQFKMYIKEKILPSVNNPKLAFKEAEPNAIHPLSDNYTSPNIYVINDITPKEQKSKYDTIMKEIQKLEDEATKKALETARSA encoded by the coding sequence ATGTCGTCACTGCTTAAAGTACGTTGCATTACCCCGTTGCCGCAATGGTCGGTCAAGCTTTCTGCTGGTAACCAGAAAGCCAAACTTATTCACACTTCCGCTGCAAACAGGGACTTTATGTCCTGGTTCAAGAGGAAGAAGCAAGAAGAGCATCAAGAGCCTGTCAAGGATACCAAACAGTTGATAAAGGATATTGAGGAGGGGAATACGGAGGCCTCCTCTCAATCCTCCTccaaaaacaagaataaatTGGAACTAATAccagaaaattttatcgGTGAAGGGTCCAGACGGTATAAAAGACAGAAGGAGTTGAAGCATGCGGTCTCCACCGCCCCGTTTAATCAATGGATATCCAGGAATAAGATCACTTCGGATAATGAGTTAGATGATATGATATTGCAGGTAACGCAAAAAACGTTGGGCAAAGTAGACCAGGATGTCGAATTCCCTGATTTGGTAGCTAAGTTTCAGTTCACCAAGTTTTTGCAATCGAAATCCGGCTATTTAATTTCTGATTATGAACTGACCACTTTAAGCACACCCTCACAGTTTAAAATGTAtatcaaggaaaaaattttgccaTCTGTCAACAATCCTAAACTTGCTTTCAAAGAAGCTGAGCCAAATGCTATCCACCCACTTTCTGATAACTATACGTCCCCAAACATTTATGTTATTAATGACATTACTCCTAAAGAGcaaaaaagtaaatatGATACTATTatgaaagaaattcaaaagttgGAAGATGAGGcaacaaaaaaagctttGGAAACAGCAAGATCCGCTTAG
- the FOX2 gene encoding bifunctional hydroxyacyl-CoA dehydrogenase/enoyl-CoA hydratase FOX2 (3-hydroxyacyl-CoA dehydrogenase and enoyl-CoA hydratase~similar to YKR009C) yields MSEKLSFKDRVVVITGAGGGLGKVYALAYASRGAKVVVNDLGGTMGGSGHNSKAADLVVDEIKKAGGVAVANYDSVNENGEKIIETAIKEFGRVDVLINNAGILRDISFAKMTEREFASVVDVHLTGGYKLSRAAWPHMRSQKFGRIINTASPAGLFGNFGQANYSAAKMGLVGLAETLAKEGAKYNINVNSIAPLARSRMTENVLPPHILKQLGPEKIVPLVLYLTHESTKVSNSIFELAAGFFGQLRWERSSGQIFNPDPKTYTPEAILNKWKEITDYKDKPFNKTQHPYQLSDYNDLITKAKKLPPNDQGSVKINSLRNKVVVITGAGGGLGRSHAIWFARYGANVVVNDIKDPFSVVEEINRLYGEGTAIPDSHDVVSEAPLIIQTAISKFQKVDILVNNAGILRDRSFLKMKDEEWFAVLKVHLFSTFALSKAVWPIFTKQKSGFIINTTSTSGIYGNFGQANYAAAKAAILGFSKTIALEGAKRGIIVNVIAPHAETAMTKTIFSDKELSNHFDASQVSPLVVLLASEELQRNSSRKVIGQLFEVGGGWCGQTRWQRSSGYVSIKDTIEPEEIKENWNHITDFSGNTINPSSTEESSMATLQAVQKAHSSKESDDGLFKYTTKDCILYNLGLGCTSRELKYTYENDPNFQVLPTFAVIPFMQATATLAMDKLVDKFNYAMLLHGEQYFKLCTPRWPSNGTLKTVAKPLQVLDKNGKAALVVGGFETYDVKTKKLIAYNEGSFFIRGAHVPQEKEVKDGKRAKFAIQRFEAPHGKAPDFEVEISTDKDQAALYRLSGDFNPLHIDPTLAKAVKFPAPILHGLCTLGVSAKALFEHYGPYEELKVRFTNVVFPGDTLKVKAWKQGTVVIFQTIDMTRNVIVLDNAAIKLSQAKSKL; encoded by the coding sequence ATGTCTGAAAAGTTATCGTTTAAAGATAGAGTTGTTGTAATTACGGGCGCTGGAGGAGGCTTAGGCAAAGTTTATGCACTGGCTTACGCAAGCAGAGGTGCAAAAGTGGTCGTCAACGATCTAGGTGGCACTATGGGCGGCTCAGGGCATAACTCCAAAGCTGCAGACTTGGTGGTGgacgaaattaaaaaagCCGGGGGGGTTGCTGTAGCAAATTATGATTCTGTCAATGAAAACGGAGAGAAAATAATTGAAACTGCGATAAAAGAATTCGGGAGGGTCGATGTGCTAATTAACAACGCTGGGATATTAAGAGATATCTCATTTGCAAAGATGACAGAGCGTGAGTTTGCCTCCGTGGTGGATGTTCATTTGACTGGTGGCTACAAGCTATCACGCGCTGCTTGGCCTCATATGCGCTCTCAGAAATTTGGCAGAATTATTAACACTGCCTCTCCAGCCGGCctatttggaaattttggTCAAGCTAATTATTCAGCAGCTAAAATGGGCTTAGTCGGTTTGGCGGAAACCCTAGCGAAAGAGGGCGCTAAATACAACATTAATGTTAATTCAATTGCGCCATTGGCTAGATCACGTATGACAGAAAACGTGTTACCACCACATATTTTAAAGCAATTAGGACCGGAAAAAATTGTCCCCTTAGTGCTCTATTTAACGCATGAAAGCACGAAAGTGTCAAACTCCATTTTTGAGCTCGCTGCTGGATTCTTTGGACAGCTCAGGTGGGAAAGGTCCTCCGGGCAAATTTTTAATCCAGATCCCAAGACATATACGCCTGAAGcaattttaaataaatGGAAGGAAATTACTGATTATAAGGACAAGCCGTTTAACAAAACTCAGCATCCATATCAACTCTCAGATTATAATGATTTAATCACCAAGGCTAAGAAATTACCTCCAAATGATCAAGGCTCAGTGAAAATCAATTCGCTTCGCAACAAAGTCGTAGTAATAACAGGTGCAGGAGGTGGTCTTGGGAGGTCTCACGCAATTTGGTTCGCACGGTACGGCGCAAATGTGGTTGTAAATGACATCAAGGATCCGTTTTCagttgttgaagaaataaatagaCTGTATGGTGAAGGTACAGCCATTCCAGATTCCCATGATGTAGTCTCCGAAGCGCCACTTATTATTCAAACTGCAATAAGTAAATTTCAGAAGGTGGACATTTTGGTTAACAACGCTGGTATTTTGCGTGACAGgtcatttttgaaaatgaaggaTGAAGAATGGTTTGCCGTCTTAAAAGTCCATCTTTTCTCTACATTTGCATTGTCAAAGGCAGTATGGCCAATATTTACCAAACAAAAATCAGGATTTATCATTAACACTACTTCTACCTCGGGAATTTATGGTAATTTTGGACAAGCCAATTATGCTGCTGCAAAAGCCGCAATTTTAGGTTTCAGTAAAACTATTGCGCTGGAAGGTGCCAAGAGAGGAATTATTGTTAACGTTATCGCTCCTCACGCCGAAACCGCTATGACCAAAACTATATTTTCGGATAAAGAATTATCAAATCACTTTGATGCATCCCAAGTTTCCCCACTTGTTGTTTTGTTGGCATCTGAAGAATTACAAAGAAATTCCAGCAGGAAGGTTATTGGCCAATTATTCGAAGTTGGTGGTGGTTGGTGTGGACAAACCAGATGGCAAAGAAGCTCTGGTTATGTTTCTATTAAAGATACTATTGAACCGGAAGAAATTAAGGAAAATTGGAACCATATAACTGATTTCAGTGGCAATACTATCAATCCGAGCTCTACAGAGGAGTCTTCTATGGCAACCTTACAGGCTGTACAAAAAGCGCACTCTTCAAAGGAGTCGGATGATGGATTGTTCAAGTACACTACCAAGGATTGTATCTTGTACAATCTAGGACTTGGATGCACAAGCAGGGAGCTTAAGTACACTTACGAAAATGATCCGAACTTCCAAGTTTTGCCCACATTCGCCGTCATTCCATTTATGCAAGCTACTGCAACGCTAGCTATGGATAAGTTGGTTGATAAATTCAATTATGCAATGTTATTGCACGGGGAACAATACTTTAAGCTCTGTACCCCGAGATGGCCAAGTAATGGAACACTAAAGACAGTTGCTAAACCTTTACAAGTTCTTGACAAGAATGGTAAGGCAGCTTTAGTTGTTGGTGGCTTCGAAACTTATGACGTTAAAACTAAGAAACTCATAGCTTATAACGAAGGGTCGTTCTTTATCAGAGGCGCACATGTTCCTCAAGAAAAGGAAGTAAAGGATGGGAAGAGGGCCAAATTTGCTATTCAACGTTTTGAAGCACCACATGGAAAGGCACCGGATTTTGAGGTGGAAATTTCTACAGATAAAGATCAAGCCGCATTGTACAGGTTATCTGGCGATTTTAATCCTTTACATATCGATCCTACTCTAGCCAAGGCAGTAAAATTTCCTGCACCAATTCTGCATGGCCTTTGTACATTAGGTGTTAGTGCGAAAGCATTGTTTGAACATTATGGTCCATATGAAGAGTTGAAAGTGAGATTTACCAATGTTGTTTTCCCAGGTGATACGCTAAAGGTTAAAGCTTGGAAACAAGGCACAGTTGTCATTTTCCAGACAATTGATATGACCAGGAATGTCATTGTATTGGATAATGCTGCCATAAAACTATCACAAGCAAAATCCAAATTAtaa
- a CDS encoding uncharacterized protein (similar to YKR005C), translating into MLGCLSALLVLLAGGGRSILAAVQSKTVTDPNLCPGYNSQLISPFLSSCIHLKKRDLNECIFHYFDEQYAFCRSCVTVNNETMEDLDNCRCLQCALNSLNNSCFHDYCTSKDEYDKLQIFIEQFQITNGVIDSGVILKTKGDKFSTKRLSYFVGQNHTLFRNPLPFEKNQLISALLTSLANNQNTMLSSDASEEGDTSNEIQSLRKRRRGDQTLLEAAGYEDENKSDSSAEDKKQGGNMKYHESKEISGENYSKDPDDESINNEEGYTKTPLFHTTKIDTTRWSSWEQREVFTSYLVDECQDTKMVTTVDTFYETKTETETRTTLITSTKAKRRWFPRTTIVTSTATATSLSITTTTTTISATTTNFLVTVVNPDGLKRKAGIRFGIFSANGEIRSSDESSAQTVVKRNWVSDPDTATTTSQVLPQPELTSGEYVSAASQLDKRIFIFTAITVSITTLMMLGFSYRSRVSFSDHSIYESEEDDDWSDEEVEFDEEYFYSLPVSIPEKGISLDKMAQQLGVE; encoded by the exons ATGTTGGGATGTTTAAGCGCTCTGCTGGTTCTCTTGGCTGGCGGGGGTAGGAGCATTCTCGCGGCGGTTCAAAGTAAAACCGTGACAGATCCTAACTTATGCCCAGGTTACAATTCACAACTAATTTCCCCTTTCCTTTCTAGTTGC ATCCACTTGAAGAAACGAGATTTGAATGAATGCATattccattattttgaTGAACAATATGCATTTTGTCGGTCATGTGTTACTGTGAATAACGAAACAATGGAAGACTTAGATAACTGCAGATGTTTACAATGTGCTTTGAATTCTCTTAATAATAGCTGCTTTCATGATTACTGTACCTCCAAAGATGAATATGATAAGCTGCAGATCTTTattgaacaatttcaaataaCAAATGGAGTTATAGATAGTGGagtgattttgaaaactaaGGGTGACAAGTTTTCAACTAAGAGATTGTCCTATTTTGTTGGTCAGAACCACACTCTTTTCAGGAACCCTTTgccatttgaaaaaaaccaaCTAATCTCTGCATTATTAACCTCTTTAGCCAATAATCAAAACACTATGTTATCATCTGACGCTTCCGAAGAAGGTGACACTAGTAATGAAATCCAATCTTTGCGTAAGAGGAGAAGGGGTGATCAAACCTTACTGGAAGCAGCTGGttatgaagatgaaaacaaaagtgACAGTAGTGCGGAAGATAAGAAGCAGGGAGGTAACATGAAATATCATGAGAGTAAGGAAATTAGTGGTGAAAATTATAGTAAAGATCCCGATGATGAAAGTATCAATAATGAGGAAGGGTATACAAAAACCCCGTTATTTCACACTACTAAAATTGATACGACAAGATGGAGTTCCTGGGAACAAAGGGAAGTTTTTACTAGTTATTTGGTGGATGAATGTCAAGATACAAAAATGGTGACGACAGTAGATACGTTTTACGAAACTAAGACTGAAACCGAAACAAGGACCACCCTAATCACGTcaacaaaagcaaaaagaagatggtTTCCGAGAACTACAATTGTAACAAGTACTGCAACTGCGACGTCTCTGAGTATCACGACTACTACTACAACAATCAGTGCCACCacaacaaattttttagtaACGGTGGTTAATCCAGATGGATTAAAGAGAAAAGCTGGAATAAGGTTTGGTATTTTCAGCGCTAATGGTGAAATCAGATCATCGGATGAAAGCAGTGCACAAACAGTGGTAAAAAGGAACTGGGTTTCTGATCCAGACACTGCTACAACCACTTCGCAAGTTCTCCCTCAACCAGAACTTACTTCCGGTGAATACGTATCGGCGGCATCTCAATTAGACAAAAGGATTTTCATATTCACTGCCATCACAGTCTCAATTACTACTTTAATGATGCTGGGGTTTTCTTACCGATCACGGGTTTCTTTTAGCGACCATAGTATTTATGAATcggaagaagatgatgattgGTCTGACGAAGAAGTTGAGTTTGACGAAGAGTATTTCTATTCTCTTCCTGTAAGCATACCAGAAAAGGGAATCAGTTTAGATAAAATGGCGCAACAACTTGGCGTAGAATAG
- the MEH1 gene encoding Meh1p (Component of the EGO and GSE complexes~similar to YKR007W) — protein MGAVFSCCKHHAGEENEALLREQQAGYGSQGNANDGYDAEQMRLKEHEQKLLAREQELRDIVANTNDKLIDISMINNSGIVIQGTDLQEALDKRQQEEGGDSREDERSAAGDNVSGSSVPSSRSAEGATRQTPPKTNTFTVLASADLAKISKEQLKKLHSSIVKEILSQSQVNKPGPLTVPF, from the coding sequence ATGGGAGCCGTATTCAGCTGTTGCAAACACCATGCCGGCGAGGAGAATGAAGCTTTGCTGAGGGAACAGCAAGCAGGCTATGGAAGTCAAGGAAACGCAAATGACGGATACGATGCTGAACAAATGCGATTGAAGGAGCACGAACAGAAACTGCTGGCCAGGGAACAAGAATTAAGAGACATTGTTGCAAACACTAACGATAAATTAATAGACATATCAATGATAAACAATAGTGGTATTGTGATTCAAGGGACAGACCTGCAAGAAGCGCTTGATAAGAGACAACAAGAAGAGGGTGGAGATTCCCgagaagatgaaagaaGTGCAGCCGGTGACAACGTCAGCGGGAGTTCAGTGCCCTCGAGCCGATCTGCAGAGGGAGCCACTCGCCAAACACCACCAAAGACGAATACATTCACTGTGCTTGCATCGGCTGATTTAGCtaaaatatcaaaagaaCAGCTAAAGAAGCTACACTCTAGTAtagtaaaagaaattctcAGCCAGTCCCAAGTAAACAAACCAGGTCCCTTGACGGTTCCCTTTTAA